The Candidatus Dadabacteria bacterium genome includes a region encoding these proteins:
- the nusG gene encoding transcription termination/antitermination protein NusG has translation MPSKWYIVHVNTGFEERVKTQIENGMESMNNENLAIDEVFIPTETVVETQKGGRKRTSIRKFFPGYIMLKMELNKETLDFVREIPKVISFVGGRPVDGKINIDSIPEVDEEKVNEIKTRAKEGTLKPKPSVAFEKGESIRVIEGPFANFSGIIEDVKPEKARVQVLVSIFGRTTPIELDFNQVEKI, from the coding sequence ATACCGGTTTTGAGGAACGGGTTAAAACCCAGATAGAAAACGGGATGGAGAGCATGAACAATGAAAACCTTGCCATTGACGAGGTTTTTATTCCTACTGAGACAGTAGTTGAAACACAGAAAGGCGGGAGGAAGAGAACATCTATCAGAAAATTCTTTCCCGGATATATAATGCTTAAAATGGAACTTAACAAGGAAACCCTGGATTTCGTACGGGAGATACCGAAAGTGATAAGTTTCGTGGGAGGCCGCCCGGTTGATGGAAAGATAAATATTGATTCCATCCCCGAAGTTGACGAAGAAAAAGTTAACGAGATAAAAACAAGGGCAAAAGAGGGCACGCTCAAGCCCAAGCCGAGTGTCGCTTTTGAAAAAGGAGAATCCATAAGAGTTATAGAAGGTCCTTTTGCCAATTTTTCCGGAATTATAGAAGATGTAAAACCCGAAAAAGCCAGGGTGCAGGTACTGGTCAGCATTTTTGGCAGGACCACACCCATAGAGCTCGATTTTAATCAGGTGGAGAAAATCTAG
- the rplK gene encoding 50S ribosomal protein L11 — MKKISGYIKLLIEAGKASPSPPVGPALGQRGVNIMEFCKAFNAQTSSSEGLLPVTVTVYADRSFDLQIKTPPTSYLLKKAAGVEKGSGSTPRSKAGKITEEQAREIAQRKLEDLNTDEIDAALMVVRGAARSMGIDIEG; from the coding sequence ATGAAGAAAATAAGCGGTTACATAAAGTTGCTGATTGAGGCGGGAAAGGCATCCCCTTCACCTCCGGTAGGTCCCGCGCTCGGACAAAGAGGCGTGAACATAATGGAATTCTGCAAGGCCTTTAATGCCCAGACGTCTTCTTCCGAAGGGCTTCTTCCAGTTACGGTGACCGTTTACGCGGACAGGTCTTTTGATCTTCAGATAAAAACTCCCCCTACTTCTTACCTGCTGAAAAAAGCTGCGGGCGTTGAAAAAGGTTCAGGGTCCACTCCGAGGAGCAAAGCCGGCAAGATTACGGAGGAACAAGCAAGGGAGATAGCGCAAAGAAAGCTTGAGGATCTCAATACTGATGAAATTGATGCGGCTTTGATGGTTGTGCGTGGTGCCGCGAGAAGCATGGGAATTGATATAGAAGGATAG
- the rplA gene encoding 50S ribosomal protein L1 yields the protein MTTRGKKYIDVSTKVDSRKEYTVDEAMELVAQAHYAKFDETVDIAVNLGIDPRHANQQIRSALVLPHGLGKKMTVLVFATDDKAVEAKDAGADYVGLDDIVEKISKENWLDFDVAIATPDVMSKVGRLGKVLGPRGLMPSPKVGTVTSDVANMVKESKAGRVEIRNDKSGVIHAPVGKVSFGKENLKENFLAFMGFLIKEKPAASKGIFLKRVSVSATMGPGIGVSVPDIRNELKSMGIAA from the coding sequence ATGACCACCAGAGGAAAAAAATATATTGACGTAAGCACCAAAGTAGATTCCCGCAAAGAGTATACGGTTGATGAGGCCATGGAGCTTGTGGCTCAGGCCCACTATGCGAAATTTGACGAAACGGTGGATATAGCCGTAAATCTCGGCATAGACCCCAGACATGCGAACCAGCAGATTCGTTCCGCACTCGTGTTGCCTCACGGTCTCGGGAAAAAAATGACGGTCCTCGTGTTTGCAACGGATGATAAGGCAGTCGAGGCAAAAGATGCCGGGGCCGATTATGTGGGTCTTGACGATATCGTGGAGAAAATTTCTAAGGAGAACTGGCTTGATTTTGACGTGGCTATAGCCACTCCTGACGTGATGTCAAAGGTTGGAAGACTGGGGAAAGTGCTGGGGCCAAGAGGACTGATGCCGAGTCCCAAGGTAGGTACTGTAACTTCGGACGTTGCTAACATGGTCAAGGAATCAAAAGCCGGTCGTGTTGAAATCAGAAATGACAAAAGCGGGGTTATACACGCTCCTGTTGGAAAAGTCTCTTTCGGAAAAGAGAACCTGAAAGAAAACTTCCTCGCCTTTATGGGTTTTCTGATCAAAGAGAAACCTGCCGCCTCTAAGGGGATTTTTCTGAAGAGAGTTTCGGTGTCGGCGACCATGGGTCCCGGTATCGGAGTGAGTGTGCCGGATATTAGGAACGAACTTAAAAGTATGGGAATTGCGGCGTAA
- the rplJ gene encoding 50S ribosomal protein L10: protein MLSKAEKQKVIDDLASRFHSVSSVFVVEYQGLKVKEMDVLRKKLRQTNTEFRVVKNTLLEKASLGTDIERMKDLFSGPTAIAICDGESSAAAKVFIDYGEDFPEIKIKGGIFEGEVVDVSRIEQIAKLPSRQELISEFVGLLSAPMGNLVGVLEQARSNIVNVLEGLKERETE from the coding sequence ATGCTCAGTAAAGCCGAAAAGCAGAAAGTAATTGACGACTTGGCATCCAGATTCCATTCCGTTTCCTCGGTGTTCGTTGTTGAATACCAAGGACTTAAGGTGAAGGAGATGGATGTCCTGAGGAAAAAACTCAGGCAGACCAATACGGAGTTCAGGGTTGTAAAGAACACCCTTCTGGAGAAAGCTTCACTAGGAACGGACATAGAAAGAATGAAAGATCTTTTTTCGGGTCCCACAGCGATTGCTATCTGTGATGGGGAGTCTTCCGCGGCAGCGAAGGTTTTTATTGATTACGGCGAAGATTTCCCGGAAATCAAGATAAAGGGCGGTATATTCGAAGGAGAAGTAGTAGATGTATCCAGAATAGAGCAGATAGCAAAGCTTCCGTCAAGACAGGAGCTTATCTCCGAGTTTGTAGGCCTGCTTAGTGCTCCGATGGGCAACCTTGTGGGAGTCTTGGAGCAGGCACGCTCAAATATTGTCAATGTTTTAGAAGGTTTAAAAGAAAGGGAAACTGAATAA
- the rplL gene encoding 50S ribosomal protein L7/L12, protein MPDISRTDVVTYLEQASMLEISELIEEIKEKFGVQAAAPQVAVATAAGAEAAPAAEEKTEFSVILSSFGDKKIQVIKAVREIAGLGLKESKELVEGVPKPVKEGVSKDEAADIKKKLEDAGATVEVN, encoded by the coding sequence ATGCCCGATATTAGTAGAACAGACGTTGTCACCTATCTTGAACAAGCCAGCATGCTTGAGATCTCCGAACTGATAGAGGAAATAAAGGAAAAGTTCGGTGTTCAGGCCGCTGCGCCACAAGTCGCTGTTGCCACCGCTGCCGGTGCCGAAGCCGCTCCTGCGGCCGAAGAGAAAACTGAGTTTAGTGTAATTCTCAGTTCTTTCGGAGACAAGAAAATACAGGTCATAAAGGCGGTAAGGGAAATCGCGGGTCTTGGACTCAAGGAATCCAAGGAGCTTGTTGAAGGAGTTCCAAAACCTGTAAAAGAGGGAGTTAGCAAGGATGAGGCTGCAGATATCAAGAAGAAGCTTGAAGACGCCGGGGCAACCGTTGAAGTTAACTGA
- the rpoB gene encoding DNA-directed RNA polymerase subunit beta, whose amino-acid sequence MSIENIESQELRKDFSKIPQVLDIPHLLDVQIKSYEDFLQADVPPDERSDTGLHGAFKAVFPLEDYNGKASLEYLSYRLDEPKYDFAECRLKGYTYTAPLYVTFRLIIWDIPEGEKGQKDTERQFRDIKEQEIYFGEVQLMTPSGSFIVNGTERVIVNQLHRSPGVFFDRDKSKNQLSGKEGSFIARIVPQNGRWLDFEYDLKDMLHVRIDRKKKFHVTVLLKAMGYDEQQIMDFFYPVETFHIEPEELRKEVTAEVFEVGAEGFKKEKTTEIISYQKVTVDINHPETGDLIGRKGRRLKNLLSRLEEIGMSSIPVSDEEIMEKPSAEVVSDPKTGEVILDFNEEITEEKLNELRRVGKKTLRVYYIDKTLFVSSLRTTLLSDKVDSCEEAITEIYKKFRPTDPPSDEVARTFFENMFFTQDAYRLSKVGRIKINYKLKRKGVSDDHLTLDREDILLTVKYLLDLKGGRGSTDDIDHLGNRRVRTVGELIEDRFYHGLERLARFVKEKMGYQTIENLMPNEVLVPKTVTSVLKEFFTTGQLSQFMDQTNPLSEITHKRRLSALGPGGLTRERAGFEVRDVHSSHYGRICPIETPEGPNIGLISSLSTYAKIDESGFIRTPYRKVKDGRVTDEIIYMNALMEEDYIVAQANAPLEEDGSFKLPFVSARGNGEFMMVEREEVEFMDVSPSQLVSVSASLIPFLEHDDANRALMGSNMQRQAVPLIKSASPLVGTGFESKVAKDSGVTVVARRDGVVESVDAVRIVVKSTERSREGGVDIYNLIKFHRSNQSSCWNQTPIVRQGQRVKKGQVIADGCSTDRGELALGQNMVVAFMPWGGYNFEDAILISERVVKDDAFTSIHIEEFECTARETKLGREDITRDIPNVSEESLRYLDESGIIMIGAEVEPGDILVGKISPKAETQLSPEERLLRAIFGDKAGDVKDSSLKVSSGVYGTVIDVETLVSRSVDKDERSKDIENQEISKLMEERENEVSILRRDAVDRVKHIVLGKTSLSKITVNRKTILKSGQEITEEILDAIPLEKLVDVRIKNLPEAGEELTGIISRVLKRIDYVTATYEQRIEKLKKPDELPPGVLRVVKVRIAVKRKLQVGDKMAGRHGNKGVVSKILPQEDMPYLSDGRPVDMVLNPLGVPSRMNVGQILETHLGWGGRELGRQLNEYIEQEFSDEALREKLLEIYSDSSQTRELVESLDRGGLVELVRELEDGVPVKSPVFDGAHEAEIVRIQELAGIDEDGKTILFDGQTGEPFDQKVCVGIMYMLKLHHLVEEKIHARAIGPYSLVTQQPLGGKAHFGGQRLGEMEVWALEAYGAAYTLQEFVTIKSDDVAGRTRIFDSIVRGDMNFEPGLPESFKVLRKELQALGLDVDLIEEEAEIEPLPKY is encoded by the coding sequence TTGAGCATAGAGAATATAGAGTCTCAGGAGTTAAGGAAAGATTTTTCGAAGATCCCCCAGGTTCTGGATATCCCCCACCTGCTTGATGTACAGATAAAATCGTACGAAGATTTTCTGCAGGCCGATGTTCCTCCAGATGAGCGTTCGGACACCGGCCTTCATGGAGCCTTCAAGGCTGTTTTTCCTCTTGAGGATTATAATGGCAAGGCTTCTTTGGAATATCTCAGCTACAGGCTGGACGAACCCAAGTATGATTTCGCCGAATGCAGGCTTAAGGGCTATACCTACACTGCTCCTCTTTATGTAACTTTCCGTCTTATAATTTGGGACATTCCTGAAGGTGAAAAAGGACAGAAAGATACCGAGAGACAGTTCCGCGACATTAAAGAGCAAGAGATATACTTTGGGGAAGTACAGCTTATGACCCCCAGCGGTTCTTTTATAGTAAACGGAACCGAAAGAGTAATCGTAAACCAGCTCCACAGATCTCCCGGAGTGTTTTTTGATCGGGATAAAAGCAAAAACCAGTTGTCCGGAAAGGAAGGATCTTTTATAGCGAGAATCGTTCCTCAAAACGGTCGCTGGCTTGATTTTGAATATGATCTGAAAGACATGCTCCATGTGCGCATAGACAGAAAGAAAAAATTCCACGTCACCGTTCTTCTCAAGGCCATGGGTTATGATGAGCAGCAGATAATGGATTTCTTCTATCCCGTGGAGACTTTCCATATAGAACCAGAAGAACTTCGAAAAGAAGTAACCGCGGAAGTTTTCGAGGTGGGAGCGGAGGGTTTTAAGAAGGAAAAGACCACCGAAATAATTTCCTATCAAAAAGTGACTGTGGATATAAACCACCCGGAAACAGGTGACCTTATAGGTAGAAAGGGAAGAAGGCTGAAAAATCTTCTTTCAAGATTGGAAGAAATTGGCATGAGTTCCATACCTGTTTCAGATGAAGAGATAATGGAAAAACCCTCGGCCGAAGTGGTCTCCGACCCCAAAACTGGGGAAGTAATACTAGATTTCAATGAGGAAATAACGGAAGAAAAACTCAACGAACTCCGCAGAGTCGGTAAAAAGACCCTCAGAGTCTACTACATAGACAAGACCCTGTTCGTGAGTTCTCTTCGGACCACACTTCTTTCCGATAAGGTGGATTCATGCGAGGAGGCCATAACGGAGATATACAAGAAATTCAGGCCGACGGATCCTCCTTCCGATGAAGTCGCGCGGACTTTCTTTGAAAACATGTTCTTCACCCAGGATGCATACAGACTCTCGAAAGTGGGTCGGATCAAGATCAACTACAAGCTCAAGAGGAAGGGCGTGAGCGATGATCATCTTACTTTGGACAGAGAAGATATCCTTCTGACCGTGAAATACCTGCTTGATTTGAAAGGTGGCAGGGGATCTACCGATGACATAGACCATCTCGGCAACCGAAGGGTAAGAACCGTTGGGGAACTTATAGAGGACCGTTTTTATCACGGTCTTGAGAGGCTTGCACGGTTTGTGAAGGAAAAGATGGGATACCAGACCATAGAAAACCTCATGCCTAACGAAGTGCTGGTTCCGAAAACCGTTACATCGGTTCTCAAGGAGTTTTTCACCACGGGTCAGCTTTCCCAGTTCATGGATCAGACCAACCCTCTGTCGGAAATAACTCATAAAAGAAGGCTGAGCGCACTTGGTCCGGGCGGTCTTACCAGAGAGAGGGCGGGGTTCGAGGTAAGAGATGTTCACTCTTCCCATTATGGGAGAATATGTCCTATAGAAACTCCGGAAGGTCCTAATATCGGACTTATATCCAGCTTGAGCACTTATGCGAAGATAGATGAATCCGGATTTATCCGGACTCCTTACAGGAAAGTGAAGGACGGGCGTGTTACGGACGAAATAATTTATATGAATGCGCTTATGGAAGAGGATTACATTGTAGCTCAGGCAAACGCCCCCCTTGAAGAGGACGGGTCTTTCAAACTACCTTTTGTCTCCGCCAGGGGAAATGGCGAATTTATGATGGTTGAGAGGGAGGAGGTTGAGTTTATGGACGTGTCCCCTTCGCAGCTTGTTTCGGTTTCGGCTTCTCTTATCCCCTTTCTTGAGCATGATGACGCGAACAGGGCCCTTATGGGTTCTAATATGCAGCGCCAGGCCGTGCCGCTCATAAAGAGTGCCTCGCCGCTTGTGGGGACAGGTTTTGAAAGCAAGGTGGCCAAGGACTCCGGGGTTACGGTCGTCGCACGCAGAGATGGCGTAGTGGAGTCCGTAGATGCGGTTAGGATTGTGGTTAAATCCACGGAAAGAAGTCGCGAAGGTGGGGTGGATATCTACAACTTGATAAAGTTCCACCGCTCAAACCAGAGTTCCTGCTGGAATCAGACGCCTATAGTTCGCCAAGGGCAGCGGGTGAAGAAAGGACAGGTAATAGCGGATGGATGTTCGACGGACCGTGGCGAACTGGCGCTCGGACAGAATATGGTTGTCGCCTTTATGCCATGGGGAGGATACAACTTTGAAGACGCAATCTTGATATCCGAGAGGGTTGTAAAGGACGATGCATTCACCTCAATTCATATTGAGGAGTTTGAGTGTACGGCAAGGGAGACGAAACTCGGGAGAGAAGATATAACCAGAGATATACCCAATGTGTCCGAAGAGTCACTTAGGTATCTGGATGAAAGCGGAATAATAATGATAGGTGCCGAGGTCGAGCCTGGAGACATACTGGTCGGAAAAATTTCTCCAAAAGCCGAAACTCAGCTTTCTCCGGAAGAGAGGCTCTTAAGGGCGATCTTCGGAGATAAGGCCGGGGATGTCAAGGATTCCTCCCTCAAGGTTTCTTCCGGGGTATACGGTACCGTGATAGATGTTGAAACTCTTGTGTCCCGCTCCGTGGATAAGGACGAGAGAAGTAAAGACATTGAGAACCAAGAAATCTCAAAATTGATGGAAGAGAGAGAGAACGAGGTAAGTATTCTCAGGCGGGATGCGGTTGACAGAGTAAAGCATATTGTTCTCGGCAAAACTTCGCTTTCCAAAATAACGGTTAACAGAAAAACCATTCTTAAAAGCGGACAGGAAATTACTGAAGAGATTCTTGATGCTATTCCCTTAGAAAAGCTTGTTGATGTTAGGATAAAGAACCTTCCCGAAGCGGGTGAAGAACTGACTGGAATAATTAGCAGAGTTCTCAAACGCATTGATTACGTGACCGCTACCTATGAGCAGCGCATAGAAAAATTGAAAAAGCCCGATGAGTTGCCTCCCGGGGTTTTGAGAGTGGTTAAGGTCCGCATTGCGGTTAAAAGAAAGCTTCAGGTTGGTGACAAAATGGCGGGACGGCATGGCAACAAGGGTGTCGTATCGAAAATACTTCCGCAGGAAGATATGCCTTATCTTTCCGACGGGAGGCCGGTTGATATGGTGCTTAACCCGCTCGGCGTGCCTTCAAGGATGAACGTTGGCCAGATACTGGAGACCCATCTGGGGTGGGGCGGCAGAGAACTGGGAAGGCAGCTTAATGAGTATATCGAACAGGAGTTTAGCGACGAAGCCCTAAGAGAGAAGCTTCTGGAAATATACTCGGATTCTTCGCAGACACGGGAGCTTGTAGAGTCGCTGGACAGAGGGGGTCTTGTAGAGTTGGTAAGAGAGCTTGAAGACGGAGTACCGGTAAAATCCCCGGTCTTTGACGGTGCCCACGAGGCTGAAATTGTGCGTATCCAGGAGCTTGCCGGCATCGACGAAGATGGAAAGACTATTCTTTTTGATGGCCAGACCGGTGAACCTTTTGATCAGAAAGTGTGCGTTGGGATAATGTACATGTTAAAGCTCCATCATCTTGTTGAAGAGAAAATTCATGCGAGGGCAATCGGGCCTTACTCCCTGGTAACGCAGCAGCCCCTTGGCGGGAAGGCCCACTTCGGTGGACAGAGGCTTGGAGAAATGGAGGTCTGGGCGCTTGAAGCCTACGGGGCCGCCTACACCCTTCAGGAATTTGTCACCATAAAATCAGACGATGTGGCGGGACGGACGAGAATATTCGACTCGATCGTAAGAGGTGATATGAATTTTGAACCAGGTCTCCCTGAATCTTTCAAAGTGTTGCGCAAGGAACTGCAGGCGTTGGGACTTGATGTGGATCTTATTGAGGAGGAAGCGGAAATTGAACCGCTTCCGAAATATTAA
- the rpoC gene encoding DNA-directed RNA polymerase subunit beta', translating into MDIDTLFEKPKNPSDYSTIKISIASPEKIRSWSNGEIKKPETINYRTFKPERNGLFCAKIFGPVKDYECTCGKYKRLKHRGVTCEKCGVEVISSKVRRERMGHIELASPVAHIWLLRSIPSRIGMLLDMTLKDLERVLYFEAYIVMDPGISDLKFAQVITEDEYRADRERFGSEFVVGMGAESVREMLKTIDLNELSQELRTSMKETKSPIKKARIAKRLRICEAFRKSKNRPEWMILTTIPVLPPDLRPLVPLDGGRFAASDLNDLYRRVINRNNRLRKLLELGAPDIIVRNEKRMLQESVDALLENGRRGRPVLGHNHRPLKSLSDIIKGKQGRFRQNLLGKRVDYSGRSVITVGPDLRLHQCGIPKQMALELFRPFIYQKLERWGEAATIKIAKKLLDSEAPVVWDALDEVIKEHPVLLNRAPTLHRLSIQAFEPVLIEDKAIQLHPLVCPAYNADFDGDQMAVHVPLSIEAQTECRSLVMSTNNILSPAHGKPIILPTQDIVLGLYYLTRDTASDKSSGPGRVFSVREVVFAYELGKVGLHDSVTVRIEEQNYLTTVGRVLMYEVVPEGVSFELINKPMTKRAIEALVDECFRKTGGKSTVLLADSLRTLGFKYSTKSGASISITDMIIPESKKDLLENAQEEVMKVQGQYSQGLITDGERYNKVIDIWAKTSDEVAQAMMRKISSEEIQTGKNTTVAGPSSNPIYMMIDSGARGSQTQVRQLAGMRGLMAKPSGEIIETPITSNFREGLSVLQYFISTHGARKGLADTALKTANAGYLTRRLIDAAQDVMITELDCGTIEGINVSDLVEGGEIIEKVGERVLGRVVLEDIEDPQTGEVIVHTNEEVDETAVAKIDEAGISEVSIRSVLTCETRNGVCRLCYGRNLSTGKLVNMGEAIGIVAAQSIGEPGTQLTMRTFHIGGAASQRAAESTLESQHEGIVRFKNIKAVKGRDNKLVVISRSGVLSIEDSKGYEREKCPVVLGARLNVKEGDKVKKGKVLAEWDPYTTPIISEVPGSVKFRDLETGVTYKEQVDEVTGVLIRVVVETKDLEMHPTLDVEVRTEDLESLEIDSLPKDKKVPYSLPVGAIIEVGDKDDIEAGDVLAKIPRATSKTKDITGGLPRVAELFEARVPKDPAVVSEIDGIISYGKDIKGKKRVVVTPEMGEPKEYTVPRGKHILVREGEFVSSGDQLVDGAVNPHDILNIMGEKALANYMVNEIQEVYRLQGVKINDKHIEVIVKQMLKRVKIKDPGDTTMLVGEAIEKNVFFEENEKVVEEGGTPAAAEPLLLGITRASLSTRSWLSAASFQETTRVLTEASCEGREDDLRGLKENVIVGRLIPAGTGLPMYRDISIETEAPEIPVPVPEVEEKSEDVLLES; encoded by the coding sequence ATGGATATAGACACGCTTTTTGAAAAGCCGAAAAACCCTTCTGATTACTCGACCATAAAAATTTCCATAGCTTCTCCGGAAAAAATCAGGTCATGGTCAAACGGAGAAATAAAAAAACCTGAAACTATAAACTACAGGACATTCAAACCCGAGAGAAACGGTCTTTTCTGTGCCAAAATATTCGGGCCCGTGAAAGATTACGAATGCACCTGCGGAAAATACAAAAGACTTAAGCACAGAGGAGTAACTTGTGAGAAATGCGGCGTGGAAGTAATTTCCTCTAAAGTGAGAAGGGAGAGAATGGGTCATATAGAACTCGCTTCTCCCGTTGCACACATATGGCTTCTTCGCAGCATTCCCAGCAGAATAGGAATGCTCCTTGACATGACTTTGAAGGATTTGGAAAGAGTGCTTTATTTCGAGGCTTACATAGTTATGGATCCGGGAATTTCCGACCTCAAGTTTGCCCAGGTAATAACCGAAGATGAGTACAGAGCCGATCGCGAGCGCTTCGGTTCCGAATTTGTCGTCGGTATGGGGGCCGAGTCGGTACGGGAAATGCTGAAAACCATAGATTTAAACGAGCTTTCTCAGGAACTCAGGACGAGTATGAAAGAGACCAAGTCTCCAATCAAAAAAGCCCGTATCGCAAAAAGGCTGAGAATATGTGAAGCGTTTCGCAAGTCCAAAAACCGTCCGGAATGGATGATTCTGACCACTATTCCTGTTCTGCCACCTGATCTCAGACCCCTTGTTCCTCTTGATGGAGGACGGTTTGCCGCTTCCGATCTTAACGATCTCTACAGAAGAGTGATCAACAGAAACAACAGGCTGAGGAAACTCCTTGAGCTCGGTGCCCCAGACATAATAGTCAGAAATGAAAAGAGGATGCTGCAGGAGTCCGTCGACGCACTTCTGGAGAACGGGAGAAGGGGAAGACCGGTTTTGGGTCACAACCACAGACCACTTAAGAGTCTAAGTGACATAATAAAAGGTAAACAAGGCAGATTCAGGCAAAATCTTCTGGGGAAAAGAGTTGATTACTCAGGTCGGTCGGTGATTACCGTAGGTCCCGACCTGCGTCTTCACCAATGCGGAATCCCCAAGCAGATGGCGCTTGAACTTTTCAGGCCGTTTATCTACCAGAAGCTTGAAAGATGGGGTGAGGCGGCAACGATAAAGATAGCGAAGAAGCTGCTTGACAGCGAAGCTCCGGTGGTGTGGGACGCTCTTGACGAAGTGATAAAAGAGCATCCGGTGCTTCTTAACAGAGCCCCGACTCTTCATCGTCTTAGCATACAGGCTTTCGAACCGGTGCTTATTGAGGATAAAGCCATTCAGCTTCATCCTCTTGTATGCCCTGCCTACAACGCGGATTTTGACGGCGACCAGATGGCGGTTCATGTTCCGCTTTCAATTGAAGCCCAGACCGAATGTCGCTCGCTTGTTATGTCGACGAACAATATTCTTTCTCCCGCGCACGGAAAGCCGATAATACTTCCCACTCAGGATATAGTCCTGGGGCTTTACTACCTCACGAGGGATACAGCTTCGGATAAAAGTTCCGGGCCGGGCCGTGTTTTTTCAGTACGCGAGGTGGTCTTTGCGTATGAACTGGGGAAGGTCGGTTTACATGATAGCGTAACAGTAAGGATTGAAGAGCAGAACTATCTGACAACTGTCGGAAGAGTGTTGATGTACGAGGTTGTTCCCGAAGGTGTTTCCTTTGAACTTATCAACAAGCCAATGACTAAGAGAGCTATAGAGGCCCTTGTGGATGAGTGTTTCAGGAAAACCGGCGGCAAAAGCACGGTTTTGCTGGCCGACAGCCTGAGGACTCTCGGATTCAAGTACTCGACAAAGTCCGGAGCTTCTATTTCGATCACGGACATGATTATTCCTGAATCAAAGAAGGATCTATTGGAAAATGCCCAAGAGGAAGTTATGAAAGTGCAGGGCCAGTATTCCCAGGGGCTTATAACCGATGGAGAGAGATACAACAAGGTAATAGATATCTGGGCAAAAACAAGCGATGAAGTTGCTCAGGCAATGATGAGAAAGATTTCTTCAGAGGAAATCCAGACGGGCAAAAACACTACAGTTGCGGGACCAAGTTCGAACCCAATATATATGATGATTGATTCCGGGGCGAGAGGGAGCCAGACGCAGGTAAGGCAGCTTGCGGGCATGAGGGGGCTTATGGCGAAGCCTTCGGGAGAAATAATAGAAACTCCTATCACATCCAATTTCCGTGAGGGGCTATCGGTGCTCCAGTATTTTATTTCTACCCACGGTGCGAGGAAGGGGCTTGCGGATACGGCACTAAAAACAGCAAATGCCGGTTACCTGACGCGAAGGCTGATTGATGCCGCTCAGGACGTAATGATTACCGAACTTGACTGCGGCACCATAGAGGGAATTAACGTCAGTGATCTGGTGGAAGGTGGAGAAATAATTGAAAAAGTAGGGGAGAGGGTGCTTGGAAGGGTAGTGCTTGAAGATATAGAGGACCCCCAAACCGGAGAGGTGATTGTTCACACAAACGAGGAAGTTGATGAGACCGCGGTTGCTAAGATAGATGAAGCGGGCATAAGTGAGGTGAGTATCCGCTCTGTTCTTACCTGTGAAACTAGAAACGGTGTATGCAGACTCTGCTATGGAAGAAACCTTTCTACTGGAAAGCTTGTGAACATGGGCGAAGCTATAGGTATCGTCGCGGCCCAGTCAATCGGGGAACCCGGAACTCAGCTTACCATGAGAACGTTTCATATAGGTGGTGCCGCGAGCCAGAGAGCAGCCGAGAGCACCCTTGAGAGTCAGCACGAGGGGATAGTCAGATTTAAGAACATAAAAGCCGTCAAGGGACGTGATAACAAATTGGTTGTTATCAGCAGAAGCGGCGTCCTTTCAATTGAGGATAGCAAGGGATATGAAAGGGAGAAATGTCCCGTTGTACTTGGGGCCAGGCTTAATGTAAAAGAAGGGGACAAGGTTAAGAAGGGAAAAGTACTCGCTGAATGGGACCCTTACACGACCCCTATAATTTCAGAGGTTCCGGGTTCCGTAAAGTTCAGGGACCTTGAAACCGGAGTTACGTACAAGGAACAGGTGGATGAAGTCACGGGCGTTCTCATAAGGGTAGTGGTTGAGACCAAGGATCTGGAAATGCATCCCACTCTGGATGTCGAGGTGAGAACAGAGGATTTGGAATCTCTGGAAATCGATTCCTTGCCGAAAGATAAGAAAGTGCCTTACTCGCTTCCCGTAGGCGCTATAATAGAAGTTGGCGACAAAGACGATATAGAGGCAGGGGACGTACTTGCCAAGATTCCGAGAGCGACCTCAAAGACAAAAGACATTACCGGAGGTCTTCCCAGGGTTGCTGAGCTTTTTGAAGCCAGAGTGCCCAAAGATCCGGCCGTTGTAAGCGAAATCGACGGAATCATATCTTACGGAAAAGATATAAAGGGGAAGAAGAGGGTTGTGGTAACTCCGGAAATGGGAGAGCCTAAAGAATATACTGTTCCCAGGGGAAAACATATCTTGGTCAGGGAAGGGGAGTTTGTCTCTTCCGGTGACCAGCTTGTCGACGGTGCGGTTAATCCTCACGACATTCTGAATATCATGGGAGAGAAGGCCCTTGCCAACTATATGGTTAATGAAATTCAGGAAGTCTACAGACTTCAGGGTGTGAAGATTAACGACAAGCATATCGAGGTTATAGTCAAGCAGATGCTAAAAAGGGTAAAGATAAAAGACCCAGGTGACACTACGATGCTTGTCGGCGAGGCTATAGAAAAAAATGTTTTCTTTGAAGAAAACGAGAAGGTCGTCGAAGAAGGTGGAACCCCGGCAGCGGCCGAGCCGCTTCTTCTGGGTATAACCCGCGCCTCGCTTAGCACTCGCAGCTGGCTTTCCGCGGCGTCTTTTCAGGAAACCACCAGGGTTCTTACCGAGGCTTCCTGCGAGGGTAGGGAGGACGATCTCAGAGGGCTCAAGGAAAACGTTATCGTGGGCAGGTTGATTCCGGCTGGCACCGGCCTTCCCATGTACAGGGACATAAGCATAGAGACTGAGGCACCGGAAATACCTGTACCCGTACCGGAAGTCGAAGAGAAGAGCGAAGACGTATTGCTGGAAAGCTAA